The Amycolatopsis umgeniensis DNA segment CGGGAATCATCACCACGACCCAGATGGCCAGGATGGTCCAGAGCATCGGCTTCTGGAACTTCGGTCCCTTCTCCCAGAAGTCGACCAGCATGACCCGGATGCCGTTGAGCGCGTGGAACAGCACCGCGCCGACGAGGCCGACCTCGAGGAGGTTGACTATCGGGGTCTTGTAGGTCTCGATGACCTCGTTGTACGTGTCGGGCGACACGCGCACGAGCGCGGTGTCGAGCACGTGCACGAAGAGGAAGAAGAATGTCAGCACGCCGGTGATGCGGTGCAGCACCCAGGACCACATACCGGGGTCGCCCCGGTAGAAGGTCCCCTGCCGGCGTGAGGCACCCGCCCGATCGCTCGCTGCCGCCTCAGTGGCGGCGCTAGCCGTGGTGGACATCGGTGAACGGCCTCCAACGTCATGGCTTGGGCCCGCTGACCGCTGGTTTCCGCGCCTGCGCCGGGTCGCCCACCTGGGGACGGCTCCGGCGACGGTGCCGAGATCATGGTCATCGAGCGTGGATAAAAGGGATGCTAGACCCGCACCTCACGGTGGGCTCACCTCCGGGTTCCTCTGTGTGATGGACCAGACATCGAGGCCTCGCACGATCGAGTGACGGGACCCGCGTAACTCACCGGTTCGTCCACTGTGGACGCGACGGTCGCCACAGGTCGTGCCCCGGAGGGCCCTGAAACGGTGCGTGACGATCTTCGG contains these protein-coding regions:
- the sdhC gene encoding succinate dehydrogenase, cytochrome b556 subunit: MSTTASAATEAAASDRAGASRRQGTFYRGDPGMWSWVLHRITGVLTFFFLFVHVLDTALVRVSPDTYNEVIETYKTPIVNLLEVGLVGAVLFHALNGIRVMLVDFWEKGPKFQKPMLWTILAIWVVVMIPGAFFMMKRTVEVMFGGH